In Lodderomyces elongisporus chromosome 1, complete sequence, a genomic segment contains:
- the EGD1 gene encoding Nascent polypeptide-associated complex subunit beta (BUSCO:EOG092653SU), whose translation MPVDPEKLAKLQKSTAKKVGGSRVKAKKGVKTEQDDTKLIETLGKLKATKIEGVEEANFFKDDGKVLHFNRVGVQGAPAANTFAFTGYPQEKNITQLIPQILPQLGAENLEILRQLAEQIQAGKNPKDFGAAGEAGATEEANEDIPDLVDQKFDDVE comes from the coding sequence ATGCCAGTGGATCCAGAAAAATTAGCTAAATTGCAAAAGTCTACCGCCAAGAAGGTTGGAGGATCAAGAGTCAAAGCAAAGAAGGGAGTCAAGACCGAACAAGATGACACCAAATTGATTGAGACCTTGGGTAAATTGAAGGCTACTAAGATTGAAGGTGTTGAAGAAGCTAACTTTTTCAAAGACGACGGTAAGGTATTGCACTTCAACAGAGTTGGTGTGCAAGGTGCTCCAGCTGCAAACACTTTTGCCTTCACTGGTTACccacaagaaaagaacattACACAATTGATTCCTCAAATCTTGCCTCAATTGGGAGCTGAGAACCTTGAGATCTTGAGACAATTGGCAGAGCAAATCCAAGCCGGTAAGAACCCTAAAGATTTCGGTGCTGCTGGTGAGGCAGGTGCCACTGAAGAAGCTAACGAGGACATTCCAGACTTGGTTGACCAAAAATTCGACGACGTGGAGTAA
- the emi5 gene encoding Succinate dehydrogenase assembly factor 2 mitochondrial → MSKNFRFSVRTFTNTTARLANYGKPQNPPIDPTLHMRISPIERTGETIDVKRARLVYQSRKRGILESDLLLSRFAKKYLKQMTMEELDEYDKLLDEADWDIYYWATKNYDTTPLPKKWEDSKILKLLQKEAENEERVILRMPELDEGDFINGGKETSSSEVKN, encoded by the coding sequence ATGTCCAAGAACTTTAGGTTCTCTGTGAGAACTTTTACAAACACAACAGCACGTCTTGCCAACTATGGAAAGCCGCAGAACCCACCTATTGATCCAACATTGCACATGAGAATCTCCCCTATTGAAAGGACAGGAGAAACTATCGACGTGAAACGTGCTAGATTAGTATACCAGTCAAGAAAAAGGGGGATCCTTGAGAGTGACTTGCTACTCAGCCGTTTTGCCAAAAAGTATCTCAAGCAAATGACCATGGAGGAGTTGGATGAATACGATAAGCTTTTGGACGAAGCCGATTGGGATATATATTACTGGGCCACGAAAAACTATGACACAACTCCATTACCAAAGAAGTGGGAAGACTCCAAGATCTTGAAGCTTTTGCAGAAGGAGGCAGAGAACGAAGAACGTGTCATTTTGAGGATGCCAGAGTTGGATGAAGGTGACTTTATAAATGGTGGGAAAGAGACCAGTCTGTCTGAAGTCAAAAACTAA
- the FUS1 gene encoding fus1 actin binding protein codes for MITTTIRRTAILGDEPTWLSSRSTATSETSTVATEEDVVVAVLLSSSLQSSSQMSIETIAPESDTQPTTDINKFDSDYTTETSRAQPTMSQEMNQNNLAETLAADASQNSKKLQNGTMPISKSTQVGVAVGVPIAIFVIFFMALGFWYFLRLRKQTQSANITRIEGEPKRFNFDFVEKSEQSTDTGNEKPYADLFSPTNYLKTAKDLESYSHHKPLNYGASININNNNNNDSSSSNIDNIDNIDSSKGVFKRLSMWAKRDKRHSKAGEDVEVQQQRTSLPHLSTNTTSTSPTSLRKFHLTKGKNNFMAHEIDANNKNDKQERGREEENGKGKSKGKGDAVSNDFTGREVHFMDSRDSSQFPAKNKVDAYDKSVYVVTRAYQSQLPDELSIKVGDKCMIMEQFEDGWCKVRLLQMAGTNRSKTDKMGLVPKLCLQNYI; via the coding sequence ATGATTACAACAACGATAAGGAGAACAGCAATTTTGGGTGATGAGCCTACATGGTTGTCGAGTAGAAGTACGGCTACTCTGGAAACTAGCACAGTTGCCACGGAAGAAGACGTAGTAGTCGCagtgttgttgctgctgctgctacagctgctgctgcagaTGCTGATTGAGACCATAGCACCTGAAAGTGATACCCAACCCACTACCGATATAAACAAATTTGACCTGGACTATACTACCGAGACTTCTCGAGCTCAACCCACGATGTCTCAAGAAATGAATCAGAACAACTTGGCTGAAACTTTGGCAGCAGATGCATCGCAGAACTCaaagaaattgcaaaatggAACAATGCCAatatcaaaatcaacacAAGTTGGGGTTGCAGTTGGCGTCCCCATTGCAATATttgttatattttttatggCCTTGGGATTCTGGTATTTTCTCAGATTGCgcaaacaaacacaatcTGCCAATATAACTAGGATAGAAGGCGAGCCTAAAAGATTTAATTTTGACTTTGTTGAGAAATCAGAACAAAGCACAGATACTGGTAATGAGAAACCATATGCCGACTTGTTTTCCCCAACAAACTACTTAAAGACGGCAAAGGACCTTGAACTGTATCTGCACCACAAACCATTAAACTATGGTGCGAgtatcaatatcaataacaataacaacaacgacagcagcagcagcaacatcgACAACATCGACAACATCGACAGTCTGAAGGGGGTTTTCAAGCGTCTAAGCATGTGGgcaaaaagagacaaacGACACTCAAAAGCAGGAGAAGATGTCGAGGTACAGCAACAAAGAACATCCTTGCCACACTTATCAACCAACACAACATCTACCAGTCCCACCCTGCTTCGAAAGTTTCATTTGACCAAAGGAAAGAATAACTTTATGGCTCATGAAATAGAtgcaaataacaaaaatgataagcaagaaagaggaagagaagaagaaaatggaaaaggaaaactgAAAGGAAAAGGCGATGCAGTCAGCAATGATTTTACAGGGCGAGAAGTTCACTTTATGGATTCTCGCGATCTGTCACAGTTTCCTGCTAAGAATAAAGTCGATGCGTATGATAAGAGTGTCTATGTGGTAACCCGAGCCTACCAGAGCCAGCTTCCTGACGAGTTATCAATAAAAGTTGGAGACAAATGTATGATCATGGAGCAATTCGAAGACGGGTGGTGTAAAGTCCGTTTATTACAAATGGCTGGTACAAACCGATCAAAAACTGACAAAATGGGACTTGTACCTAAACTATGTTTGCAGAACTATATATAG
- the ncs1 gene encoding Calcium-binding protein NCS-1 (BUSCO:EOG09264RR2) translates to MGKSVSKLSKEDLKKLRDATYFDKRELQQWYKGFLRDCPSGQLSEEEFAKVYKQFFPFGDPTEYCHYLFQVFDLDSSKYIDFKEFIVALSIASRGSEQQKIKWSFQLYDYRKTGRLRYSDILPIVRATYAMIGPMVSLPDDEKTPELRSEKWFKLLNKNKDTDEITLADFTKLAKLDPGIMNSLNTYEGLV, encoded by the coding sequence ATGGGAAAGTCAGTTTCTAAATTATCAAAAGAAGACTTGAAAAAGCTTCGGGACGCAACTTATTTTGACAAACGAGAGCTTCAGCAATGGTACAAGGGTTTTTTACGAGATTGCCCTTCGGGACAACTATCAGAAGAGGAGTTTGCAAAAGTCtataaacaattttttccatttggCGACCCAACCGAATACTGTCACTACTTATTCCAGGTGTTTGACTTGGATAGCCTGAAATACATTGACTTTAAAGAGTTTATAGTTGCATTGAGCATTGCGAGCCGAGGGAGTGAACAACAGAAAATCAAGTGGAGTTTCCAATTGTATGATTACAGAAAGACAGGACGGCTACGCTATAGCGATATCTTACCGATTGTTCGTGCAACATACGCAATGATTGGTCCTATGGTGTCCTTACCGGATGATGAAAAGACACCTGAGCTTCGATCCGAAAAATGGTTCAAATTGCTTAATAAGAATAAGGATACAGACGAAATAACTTTGGCCGACTTTACAAAGTTGGCGAAGCTTGATCCGGGTATCATGAACTCGTTAAATACATATGAGGGTTTAGTATAG